In the genome of bacterium, one region contains:
- a CDS encoding glycosyltransferase, which translates to MSSTPRVSILLPARDSAATIGDALTSCLDQTFKDFEILAVDDSSEDETGRIIEQFAAKDGRVRHVATDPPGGLVGALNLAAAEARGEFLARMDADDFAYPERLAKQVALLDARPQVAVASCLIRILGSVDSREGHPAAGFRRYEEWLNSVVEPDQIARERFVESPIAHPTVMMRREAFESVGGYRDPSWAEDYDLCLRFLDAGMQIAKVPEVLLDWFDGPSRLTRTAPRYSEEAFLHAKAHYLSRLPAIRERGAAISGAGPTGKAIARLLVSREIAVHAFYDVHPRRSGSRIAGIPVHSAEDLPPAGPDQPIHLAAVGQPNRRPAIRELLNGLGLVEGVDWFAVA; encoded by the coding sequence ATGTCGTCGACACCACGCGTTTCGATCCTCCTGCCTGCCCGCGATTCGGCAGCGACAATCGGCGACGCACTGACAAGCTGTCTCGATCAGACGTTCAAGGACTTCGAGATTCTGGCCGTTGATGACTCCTCCGAGGACGAGACTGGACGGATCATCGAGCAGTTCGCCGCCAAAGACGGCCGCGTCCGTCACGTCGCCACCGATCCGCCGGGCGGGCTGGTTGGCGCTCTGAATCTGGCCGCCGCCGAAGCCCGCGGCGAGTTCCTCGCTCGCATGGATGCCGATGACTTTGCCTATCCCGAGCGCCTGGCCAAGCAGGTCGCGCTGCTGGACGCCCGGCCGCAGGTCGCCGTGGCCAGTTGCCTTATCCGCATCCTGGGCTCCGTCGATTCGCGCGAAGGCCACCCGGCCGCGGGATTCCGGCGTTACGAGGAGTGGCTGAACAGCGTTGTCGAGCCGGACCAGATCGCCCGCGAGCGCTTCGTCGAGAGCCCCATCGCGCACCCGACTGTGATGATGCGGCGCGAAGCGTTCGAATCCGTCGGGGGCTATCGCGACCCCAGTTGGGCCGAAGACTACGATCTTTGCCTCCGGTTCCTGGATGCCGGGATGCAGATCGCCAAGGTGCCGGAGGTCCTCCTCGACTGGTTTGACGGGCCTTCGCGGCTGACGCGGACCGCGCCGCGGTACTCGGAGGAGGCCTTCCTGCATGCGAAGGCCCACTACCTTTCCCGCCTGCCCGCCATCCGCGAGCGCGGCGCGGCGATTTCCGGCGCCGGCCCGACAGGCAAAGCCATCGCCCGCCTCCTGGTTTCCAGGGAAATCGCCGTCCATGCATTCTACGACGTCCATCCGCGGCGGTCGGGCTCGCGAATCGCCGGAATCCCGGTGCATTCGGCCGAGGATCTGCCCCCGGCGGGCCCTGACCAGCCGATCCACCTGGCCGCCGTCGGCCAGCCCAACCGCCGCCCGGCGATCCGAGAATTGCTAAACGGCCTCGGGCTCGTGGAAGGGGTCGACTGGTTCGCCGTGGCGTGA
- a CDS encoding protein kinase, with the protein MEFTCNQCNHKWEDPDLEGQPMVQCPECFAVIPMMLAVKAPAPAKEEPKPDVHEEQTVLETKPAPEPEPASPPAANIHEEQTVLETKPEPEPEIEELDDELDMGAGEEKTEILPGVGQPTAPPPPAAKDIHEENTVLMPGAKEEAAEEETLLQSPPTPTEEPVDAAEEETLLGSMDDVETLVPPSSEAETILESKPEVEDEGDEFDQTLPMAPKETDDDAPPIPPPSADWLEKTEPVSGDKTVRDDGLQPPSATPHEDLPPDFDPETINPSFSDDEVKSAPAATVLDQPEPEVTRPVAMPGPQEQAQAGADDATLPPAGDEETKVLAHEQPDPSATAETKPPAARTPTLPTGGGNDETVEQLPSAYKPAESDAPPAAKDFGGSTPATLNLEGKAVGGFRVKKMLGHGGMGAVFQARQLSLDRDVALKVLPGVLAKNPDFLMRFTREALSAAQLTHHNIIQVYDTGSQDNIHFISMEFVRGKDLGTMVRKDGRLSVDDAAGYVLQAARGLQYAHKHGIIHRDIKPDNLMVNEHGVVKIADMGLAKMIAAVEEATRLAPEDEEKILKQAKGDLTISDVAMGTPSYMAPEQGRDASTVGPKADQYSLGCTLYYLIAGRAPYSGSSAYEIISKHQMEPLPPLETHVKHVPPVLKTIILKMLEKDPEKRYESLEGAIADLEAYLGVESDKGAYRPREMHVKVLEAEQIAYNNVPGRKLRALVVPAFFAVMAILTVLFAISGSFLAGGTLALMVLTPLANFIINGITTGDSLFRRVRSVFFGMPFKGWLAAVGNAVLIVLLLSIFGLLWTWLGFAFVAVGLAFAYRAFVVRPLRKQRAPHIEAMQDMLKQLRLRGVSEEALQDFIARFSGRRWEEFFEDLFGYDLMILARAKVSRMEVKQKRKRYGVWRDPIAHWLDGIEDARRERREQKQLEKAEVRRLRSLGMGSKEAKAEAKKTANKLVKEGLLIPEIESEDVEEMKRMVKATRFRLPRKSIFNLGFQFLRLVAGAGMIAVYGLELFQIIDLPIPGFITDMALMDGTKIDLIVITLPFSPNYIGLVVGAFLFLSAFSSRIIAPFLVTAGAVLVVAREPFIAISGASLTEYQTVLVGAAVALLGFVYGILFRKR; encoded by the coding sequence ACAAACGGTCCTGGAGACAAAACCCGAGCCCGAACCAGAGATCGAAGAACTCGACGATGAACTCGATATGGGTGCCGGCGAAGAGAAGACCGAAATCCTGCCGGGTGTTGGGCAACCGACCGCTCCCCCGCCGCCCGCAGCGAAAGATATCCACGAAGAGAATACCGTCCTGATGCCGGGCGCCAAGGAGGAAGCGGCAGAGGAAGAGACTCTCCTTCAATCGCCGCCAACTCCTACCGAAGAGCCGGTGGATGCGGCAGAAGAAGAGACGCTTCTTGGGTCGATGGATGATGTCGAAACACTGGTCCCGCCAAGCAGCGAAGCCGAAACAATTCTGGAGTCGAAGCCCGAAGTCGAAGACGAGGGCGACGAGTTCGATCAGACGTTGCCGATGGCACCAAAGGAGACCGACGACGATGCGCCGCCGATCCCGCCACCGTCGGCCGATTGGCTCGAGAAGACAGAACCTGTCAGCGGCGACAAGACCGTCCGCGACGATGGACTGCAGCCCCCGTCGGCGACACCGCACGAAGATCTGCCACCGGATTTCGACCCGGAGACGATCAACCCGTCGTTCTCCGACGACGAGGTGAAGTCCGCTCCAGCGGCAACGGTCCTGGATCAGCCGGAACCGGAAGTCACACGCCCCGTCGCCATGCCCGGCCCACAAGAGCAGGCTCAGGCCGGCGCCGACGATGCGACACTTCCTCCGGCGGGAGATGAAGAGACGAAGGTTCTCGCGCACGAGCAGCCCGATCCATCCGCTACGGCCGAGACGAAGCCGCCCGCAGCCCGAACGCCGACACTGCCAACCGGCGGTGGCAACGACGAGACCGTTGAACAACTGCCGTCCGCCTACAAGCCGGCGGAGAGCGACGCTCCCCCGGCGGCAAAGGACTTTGGCGGATCGACGCCTGCAACCTTGAATCTGGAAGGCAAAGCAGTCGGCGGCTTCCGCGTGAAGAAGATGCTCGGGCATGGCGGGATGGGCGCCGTCTTCCAGGCGCGCCAGCTTTCGCTCGATCGCGATGTCGCGCTGAAGGTTCTGCCGGGAGTGCTGGCAAAGAACCCCGATTTCCTGATGCGCTTCACGCGCGAGGCTTTGAGTGCCGCGCAGTTAACGCATCATAACATCATCCAGGTCTACGACACCGGCAGCCAGGACAACATCCACTTCATCAGCATGGAGTTTGTCCGCGGCAAAGACCTCGGGACAATGGTGCGCAAGGACGGGCGCCTGTCTGTCGACGATGCGGCCGGCTATGTCCTGCAAGCCGCCCGTGGTCTGCAGTACGCGCACAAGCATGGCATCATCCATCGCGATATCAAGCCCGACAACCTGATGGTGAATGAGCACGGTGTCGTGAAAATCGCCGACATGGGTCTGGCGAAGATGATCGCAGCTGTCGAGGAAGCCACGCGATTGGCTCCCGAGGACGAAGAGAAAATCCTGAAGCAGGCAAAGGGCGATCTGACGATCAGCGATGTTGCCATGGGCACGCCGTCATACATGGCGCCGGAACAAGGCCGTGACGCGTCAACCGTCGGGCCAAAAGCCGATCAGTACTCACTCGGATGCACGTTGTACTACTTGATCGCCGGACGCGCTCCGTACAGCGGTAGTAGCGCCTACGAGATCATCAGTAAGCATCAGATGGAGCCGCTGCCGCCGCTTGAGACGCACGTGAAGCACGTGCCGCCGGTGCTGAAGACAATCATCCTGAAGATGCTCGAGAAGGATCCGGAGAAGCGCTACGAGTCGCTCGAAGGCGCTATCGCGGATCTCGAAGCGTACCTCGGCGTCGAGAGCGATAAAGGCGCGTACCGTCCGCGCGAGATGCACGTCAAGGTGCTCGAGGCCGAGCAGATTGCTTACAACAATGTCCCGGGCCGCAAACTGCGCGCGCTGGTCGTCCCAGCGTTCTTCGCGGTGATGGCCATTCTGACAGTGCTGTTTGCGATCTCGGGTTCATTCCTGGCCGGCGGCACCTTGGCTCTGATGGTCCTGACACCGCTGGCGAACTTCATCATCAATGGCATCACAACAGGAGACTCCTTGTTCCGAAGGGTCCGAAGCGTCTTCTTTGGAATGCCGTTCAAGGGCTGGCTCGCTGCAGTCGGCAACGCCGTCCTTATCGTGCTGTTGCTCTCGATCTTCGGCCTTCTGTGGACCTGGCTGGGATTCGCGTTCGTCGCCGTCGGGTTAGCGTTCGCCTATCGCGCGTTCGTTGTCAGACCTCTGCGCAAGCAGCGCGCTCCTCACATCGAGGCGATGCAGGACATGCTGAAGCAACTCCGTCTGCGAGGCGTCTCGGAAGAAGCGCTGCAGGACTTCATCGCGCGCTTCAGTGGCCGCCGCTGGGAGGAGTTCTTCGAAGATCTGTTCGGCTACGACCTGATGATCCTGGCGCGTGCGAAGGTCTCGCGCATGGAGGTGAAGCAGAAGCGCAAGCGCTACGGTGTGTGGCGCGATCCGATCGCTCACTGGCTCGACGGGATCGAGGATGCGCGTCGCGAACGCCGCGAGCAGAAGCAGCTCGAAAAGGCGGAAGTTCGCCGACTCCGTTCGCTTGGTATGGGTTCCAAGGAAGCCAAGGCCGAAGCCAAGAAGACCGCCAACAAGCTGGTCAAGGAAGGCCTGCTGATTCCGGAAATCGAAAGCGAAGACGTCGAAGAAATGAAGAGGATGGTGAAGGCAACGCGCTTCCGCCTGCCGCGCAAGTCCATCTTCAATCTTGGCTTCCAGTTCCTTCGCCTCGTGGCCGGCGCCGGGATGATCGCCGTTTATGGGCTGGAACTCTTTCAGATCATCGATTTGCCGATCCCCGGCTTCATCACCGACATGGCATTGATGGACGGAACGAAGATCGATCTGATCGTAATTACGCTGCCATTCTCACCGAACTACATCGGCCTGGTTGTTGGTGCCTTCCTGTTCCTCAGCGCCTTCTCGTCGCGAATCATTGCGCCGTTCCTAGTGACGGCGGGCGCCGTACTGGTCGTCGCCCGCGAGCCATTCATCGCGATCTCCGGCGCCAGCCTGACGGAATACCAGACGGTTTTGGTAGGCGCAGCAGTTGCGCTGCTCGGGTTCGTCTACGGCATCCTATTCCGAAAGAGATGA